The Lipingzhangella halophila genome segment GCGCCGCCTGCGGTGTGACCGCCGCGTTCCAGAGCATGGCGCATCCCGCCGCCGACCACGCCAAGGCGGTTATGCAGGTCGCGGCGGCCGGGACCGGGGTATGGCTGTCGGACGGCGCCACCAACGTGCTGCCGGTAGGGTCCGCCGAGCAGGTGCACGCGGCCTGGAAGCTGCACGCCGGACTGGTTCGCAGGTCGCTGGAGCACGCCTACTACCAGGGGTGGGACATGCACCCGCACCAGTTGCCCACCCGCTACCTCGCCACCTTCGGGTTCTTCCGCGAGGCGTTCGCGCCGGCGGCGGAGCGCCTGAAAGCCTACATCGACGCGAGCGGCGGGGGTGTCCTCGACGAGCCGGCCACCGCACAGGCGCTGGCCTCGGCCCTGGTGCGCGGGTTGCGGTGCGGGGCGCTGGACGAGGGGGAGGTCACAGCGGCGACGGGGATGGAGACCGCGGCCCTGACCGCCCTCGCCGGCCGCCGCGTGGGCTGACCCGGGATCCGCTCCCAGGAGGCCGAGGGCTTGTTTCTTGGAGCGCTTGGCGGCTGGGGGCCCGACCAGCGAGCGAAGCGAGCCCAGATAACACTGCCGCGCCCGGACGGGCGCCGCGAATGGGATTGTAGGAGCATGCCAGAACACACCTTTGACCTGGTTGTCCGGGCGGAGCGGGCGATCACCCCCGACGGCGAGCGGTCCGTCGCGGTCGGCATCCGCGACGGCGTGATCGAGGCGGTACGGGACCGCGACTCATCGATGTCGGCGCCGCGCAGCCGGGACCTCGCCGCCGACGAGGTGCTGCTGCCCGGACTGGTCGACAGCCATGTCCACGTCAACGAGCCGGGACGCACCGAGTGGGAGGGGTTCGCCACGGCGACGCGCGCCGCCGCGGCCGGCGGTGTCACCACGATCGTCGACATGCCGCTGAACAGCGTGCCGCCCACGACCACCGTCGAGGCGCTGGCGACCAAGCGCGCCGCGGCGCGCGGCCGCGTCGCTGTCGACGTGGGCTTCTGGGGCGGCGCCGTGCCCGAGAACACCGCACCCGGGGCCGCGGGAGAGCTGCGGGCCCTGCACGGCGAAGGGGTCTACGGCTTCAAGTCGTTCCTCTCTCCCTCCGGTGTCGAGGAGTTCGGGCACCTCTCGCCCGCGGAGTTCCGGGCTGCTGTCACCGAGATCGGTGCGTTCGGCGGGCAGATCATCGTGCACGCCGAAGATCCCGGCATCCTCGGGGCGGCGCCGCCGGCGCGCGGGCGCGAGTACGGGTCGTTCCTCGCGTCGCGCCCCGACGAGGCCGAGCACGCCGCGATCGAGCTGGTCGTGGAGACCGCGCGGAGCACCGGTACCCGGTCGCACATCCTGCACCTGTCGACGGCCTCGGCGCTGCCGCTGATCGAGCGCGCGAAGGCCGACGGTGTGCCGCTCACGGTCGAGACCTGCCCGCACTACCTGACCCTCGCGGCTGAGCGGGTGCCCGCGGGAGCGACCGAGTTCAAGTGCTGTCCGCCGATCCGGAGCGAAGCCAACCGCGATGCCCTGTGGCAGGCCCTGGGCAGCGGGCTGATCGACTGTGTTGTCAGCGACCACTCGCCGAGCACACCCGATCTGAAGCACCTCGACACCGGTGACTTCGGTACCGCCTGGGGTGGGGTGTCCGGTCTGCAGGTGGGCTTCTCCGCAGTGTGGACCGAGGCCGCCCGCCGCGGCCACACGCTCGCCGACGTCGTCCGGTGGATGTCCCGGCGGCCCGCCGAGATCACCGGGCTGGGCGCCAAGGGGCGTCTGGAGCCCGGCTGCGACGCCGACCTCGCCGTGGTGGCGCCCG includes the following:
- the allB gene encoding allantoinase AllB, which encodes MPEHTFDLVVRAERAITPDGERSVAVGIRDGVIEAVRDRDSSMSAPRSRDLAADEVLLPGLVDSHVHVNEPGRTEWEGFATATRAAAAGGVTTIVDMPLNSVPPTTTVEALATKRAAARGRVAVDVGFWGGAVPENTAPGAAGELRALHGEGVYGFKSFLSPSGVEEFGHLSPAEFRAAVTEIGAFGGQIIVHAEDPGILGAAPPARGREYGSFLASRPDEAEHAAIELVVETARSTGTRSHILHLSTASALPLIERAKADGVPLTVETCPHYLTLAAERVPAGATEFKCCPPIRSEANRDALWQALGSGLIDCVVSDHSPSTPDLKHLDTGDFGTAWGGVSGLQVGFSAVWTEAARRGHTLADVVRWMSRRPAEITGLGAKGRLEPGCDADLAVVAPGQTARVDARELQHRHPLSAYDGEELRGVVRETWLRGERVDLGEPKGRLLRRG